The Fusarium falciforme chromosome 7, complete sequence genome window below encodes:
- a CDS encoding Isochorismatase domain-containing protein, producing the protein MKFPSLLAAAMLPAAIIGKKDSGFKYERLEKDDAVLLIVDIQEGLINVVRDFDPLLYHHQAIAHAAIAEAFDIPVVITTSADSGPNGPLVREIKEMHPNAPLIQRQGEINSWDSEEFRNAVIATNRTQVIVAGIVTDVCTTFLALSLREEGFSVWANVEASGTSSILVREVANDRMARAGVQTVSLYTIIGELMRDWRNVPGAEKIFPWSDKYMPLWGHLIRAHGYAVTNGTLSPGQEGLL; encoded by the exons ATGAAGTTTCCGTCTCTGCTCGCCGCAGCAATGCTCCCCGCAGCCATCATCGGCAAAAAGGACTCAGGCTTCAAGTACGAGCGACTGGAGAAGGACGACGCC GTCCTCCTTATCGTGGATATCCAGGAGGGTCTGATTAACGTCGTGAGGGACTTTGATCCCCTTCTCTACCACCACCAGGCTATCGCGCATGCAGCCATTGCAGAAGCCTTTGACATCCCAGTCGTCATCACCACTTCAGCCGACTCAG GCCCCAACGGCCCGCTTGTCCGCGAGATTAAAGAGATGCATCCCAACGCCCCCCTCATCCAGAGACAAGGCGAGATCAACTCGTGGGACAGCGAAGAGTTCCGCAATGCAGTGATAGCAACCAACAGAACTCAAGTTATCGTTGCTGGCATCGTAACAGACGTGTGCACCACATTCCTTGCCCTTTCTCTCCGTGAGGAGGGTTTTTCAGTCTGGGCCAACGTTGAGGCATCAGGCACTAGCTCAATTCTGGTTCGCGAGGTTGCCAACGATCGCATGGCAAGGGCTGGTGTGCAGACTGTCAGCCTGTATACCATTATTGGAGAGCTGATGCGTGATTGGCGAAACGTTCCTGGTGCCGAGAAGATCTTCCCCTGGTCTGATAAGTACATGCCTCTCTGGGGTCACCTTATCCGAGCCCACGGTTATGCAGTCACCAACGGAACTCTTTCTCCTGGACAGGAAGGGCTTCTCTAA
- a CDS encoding MFS domain-containing protein encodes MSESYTKKAQPEDGDAAVSVNVGAMEKDVVDDTYVPTLSTEEDAHILRKIDLYLIPIFLFSYLFQTLDKQALGFSAIMGLEEDLNLSGSQYSWASSIYYFGYLAFSYPASYLIVKLPLGKLIASACTMWGAVLIASAGSFNASGLLAARFFLGVAEASISPGLATMVSMWYKKSEQPLRHGVWFMGNVMAGFFSSLLSYAISFIKADISPWQILFIIFGSVTMLWGLCLLWLIPDHPTTARFLSPEQREKAVIRVATNMSSVKNDTFKMYQLLEGLADIKMWLLVLIMLSSNLANGLQSFQSIILKGFGFSKVHTYLIQMISTAFQALAVIIATAGSTYIKNSRTYFMVAIYAVGIAGAVMVQKISPEHLWARFFGFCLCVSFVGNFPMVFAMSTANFAGFTKKTTVNAAIFVAYCAANIASPQLFKASEAPNYESGFTACVICLSAAAVLSGVLRYYLIWENKKRDQLYGVPENNPEEVDLAQNLEDKTDAELPEFRYSI; translated from the exons ATGTCTGAATCATACACCAAAAAGGCACAGCCTGAAGACGGCGATGCTGCTGTTTCGGTCAATGTTGGCGCAATGGAGAAGGACGTGGTGGATGACACCTATGTCCCAACTCTCTCCACAGAGGAAGATGCTCACATCCTTCGAAAGATCGATCTCTA TCTCATCCccatctttctcttctcatACCTCTTTCAGACCCTTGACAAGCAGGCACTTGGTTTCTCTGCGATCATGGGATTGGAGGAGGATCTGAATCTCTCGGGAAGTCAATACTCTTGGGCAAGTAGCATCTACTACTTTGGGTACCTGGCATTCTCGTACCCTGCGTCGTATCTCATTGTAAAGCTACCCTTGGGCAAGCTTATTGCGAGTGCCTG TACCATGTGGGGTGCTGTCCTCATAGCATCGGCCGGCTCATTCAACGCCAGCGGACTGCTCGCCGCCCGATTCTTCCTCGGAGTAGCAGAAGCCTCAATTTCCCCGGGTTTGGCCACCATGGTCTCAATGTGGTACAAGAAATCCGAACAACCCCTCCGACACGGAGTCTGGTTCATGGGAAATGTCATGGCCGGATTCTTCTCTTCGTTGCTCTCCTACGCCATCAGCTTCATCAAAGCCGACATCTCTCCCTGGCAG ATCTTGTTCATCATTTTTGGATCAGTTACTATGCTCTGGGGCCTCTGTCTCCTATGGCTCATTCCCGATCATCCAACCACCGCACGCTTCCTTTCTCCCGAGCAACGCGAAAAGGCCGTCATTCGAGTGGCCACAAACATGTCGAGCGTCAAAAATGACACCTTCAAGATGTACCAGCTGCTAGAGGGTCTCGCTGACATTAAGATGTGGCTACTAGTCCTCATCATGTTGTCGTCTAACCTGGCTAATGGCCTGCAAAGC TTCCAATCCATCATCCTTAAAGGCTTCGGCTTCTCCAAGGTTCACACTTACCTCATCCAAATGATCTCGACAGCCTTCCAGGCCCTGGCTGTTATCATTGCCACGGCCGGTAGCACGTATATCAAAAACTCCCGCACTTACTTCATGGTGGCCATTTATGCAGTGGGTATTGCAGGAGCTGTGATGGTCCAGAAGATAAGCCCTGAGCATCTCTGGGCCAGGTTCTTTGGCTTCTGTCTTTGCGTCAGTTTCGTGGGCAATTTCCCCATGGTGTTTGCCATGTCGACTGCCAACTTTGCTGGCTTCACAAAGAAGACAACTGTTAACGCCGCT ATCTTCGTTGCTTATTGCGCGGCCAACATTGCCTCTCCGCAGCTGTTCAAGGCCAGCGAGGCGCCCAACTACGAAAGTGGTTTCACAGCTTGTGTCATCTGTTTGAGCGCTGCAGCCGTACTGAGTGGTGTTCTCCGTTACTATCTCATCTgggagaacaagaagagggATCAACTCTACGGAGTCCCAGAGAACAATCCTGAAGAGGTGGATCTGGCTCAAAATTTGGAGGATAAAACTGATGCCGAACTACCCGAGTTCCGATATTCCATCTAA
- a CDS encoding Peptidase M20 domain-containing protein 2, translated as MTAILVQQQHNVETSPKRKADESLQMARRAIASTVDAMDKHLLAVNNGIHSHPELCYQEVFAHATIADFLESQGFKAQRHAYGLDTSFEAEAGSGGRLVIFCAEYDALPDIGHGCGHNLIATASIAAFVGAASALLALGIAGRVRILGTPAEEGGGGKVKLIDAGAFSDDVSAALMCHAMPAHQVKDGKAGIAAFRTLASRRLGMEFFGKNAHAGQEPWSGINALDAAVSTYTTVSMLRQQIKPHQRVQGVIEEGGKVPNIIPDYTRMAWGVRSFSSSEADALSERVEACANGAAKASGCTVKITRAIPYKELRVNEALSATYVSEMVSLAKDVLYEDDEPSSAGTDMGNVSHVVPSFHGIFAIPTLPGVPCHNRAFADAAGTPEAHREAVEAGKGMAMVATRILEDADLAAKVKYDFRRRSG; from the exons ATGACCGCCATACTTGTCCAGCAACAGCATAATGTCGAGACATCGCCTAAACGCAAGGCAGATGAGTCTCTACAGATGGCCAGGCGAGCTATTGCTTCCACTGTAGATGCCATGGACAAGCACCTACTGGCGGTCAACAATGGCATCCATTCCCATCCCGAGCTTTGCTACCAAGAGGTCTTTGCCCATGCCACCATAGCCGACTTCCTCGAGTCTCAAGGGTTCAAGGCCCAACGCCACGCGTACGGCTTGGATACGTCCTTTGAAGCAGAGGCTGGCTCGGGTGGCCGACTCGTCATCTTCTGCGCAGAATATGACGCTCTTCCCGATATAGGCCACGGATGCGGTCACAACCTCATTGCCACAGCCTCCATCGCGGCCTTTGTTGGAGCTGCCAGCGCACTACTTGCACTGGGCATTGCCGGCCGCGTCCGCATTCTTGGTACGCCTgccgaggagggaggaggcggcaaggtcaagctcaTTGACGCTGGCGCCTTTTCTGATGACGTCTCTGCGGCGCTCATGTGTCACGCAATGCCAGCCCACCAggtcaaggacggcaaggctGGAATTGCTGCATTCCGGACTCTGGCATCTCGACGCCTTGGCATGGAGTTCTTTGGCAAAAATGCTCACGCCGGACAGGAGCCTTGGAGCGGCATAAACGCTCTGGATGCTGCCGTCAGCACATACACAACGGTGTCTATGCTTCGGCAGCAGATAAAACCACATCAGAGGGTACAAGGGGTTATAGAGGAGGGAGGAAAGGTCCCAAACATCATTCCGGACTATACGAGGATGGCTTGGGGTGTGAGAAGCTTCTCCAGCAGCGAAGCCGACGCCTTATCCGAAAGAGTGGAAGCTTGTGCAAACGGCGCCGCTAAAGCGTCAGGGTGCACTGTAAAAATCACACG GGCGATACCGTATAAAGAGTTGCGGGTGAATGAAGCCCTGTCCGCGACTTACGTCAGTGAGATGGTATCGCTGGCCAAGGATGTTCTTtacgaggacgatgagccCTCATCAGCAGGAACAGACATGG GCAACGTTTCACACGTTGTCCCAAGCTTCCACGGCATATTCGCTATCCCCACGCTCCCTGGAGTCCCTTGTCATAATCGGGCTTTTGCCGATGCGGCCGGCACCCCTGAAGCCCATAGAGAAGCTGTGGAGGCTGGGAAAGGCATGGCGATGGTGGCTACTAGGATACTCGAGGATGCGGATCTGGCGGCTAAGGTAAAATATGACTTTCGTAGACGAAGCGGCTAG
- a CDS encoding Lactamase-B domain-containing protein, with the protein MADVSVEFISTGRVKMREPMSGQPITNRNTTLRLLRSFTGEWTPWMPIGVFLIKHPEGPILIDTGASPQCMESGYFPILGYIATVLNQLEVEPEDGVVSQMEKLGVRPTDLQAVVLTHLHHDHAGGLKEIVEAAPDVPVYISTAHWEAFGKHPSYAAMQGCASNHWPKKFNLKLLKFEGDPIGPWSQSESITADGAVVAVETPGHVPGHLSVIVKGSSSSTDDGEKYFITGDATYSLELLERGEPDGINQDPMTAFESLQLIKEFSRQEKVVLLVSHDVNTAARLRSKELYHPKEE; encoded by the coding sequence ATGGCTGACGTTTCGGTTGAGTTCATCTCGACTGGCAGGGTCAAGATGAGAGAACCAATGAGCGGACaacccatcaccaacaggaACACCACGCTCCGTCTCCTTCGCTCCTTCACAGGGGAGTGGACACCATGGATGCCCATTGGCGTCTTTCTCATCAAGCACCCCGAAGGACCCATTTTAATCGATACCGGAGCCTCGCCTCAATGCATGGAATCCGGCTATTTTCCAATCTTGGGTTATATTGCTACAGTACTCAACCAGCTCGAGGTGGAACCAGAAGACGGTGTCGTGAGCCAAATGGAAAAGCTCGGTGTGCGTCCAACAGACTTGCAAGCTGTGGTTCTTACTCATCTGCATCACGATCACGCTGGTGGCCTGAAGGAAATCGTTGAGGCTGCCCCGGATGTGCCCGTCTACATCAGCACTGCCCACTGGGAGGCCTTCGGAAAGCATCCTTCTTATGCTGCTATGCAAGGCTGTGCTTCCAACCACTGGCCAAAGAAGTTCAATCTGAAGTTGCTGAAATTTGAAGGAGATCCGATTGGGCCATGGAGCCAGTCGGAGTCCATCACAGCGGACGGAGCAGTTGTGGCAGTAGAGACACCGGGGCACGTTCCGGGGCACCTCTCTGTGATTGTGAAAGGCAGCAGCTCAAGTACAGACGATGGTGAGAAGTACTTTATTACCGGTGACGCCACGTACAGTCTGGAGTTGCTGGAAAGAGGGGAGCCGGATGGCATTAACCAGGATCCAATGACCGCGTTTGAGAGTTTACAGCTCATCAAGGAATTTTCCAGGCAGGAAAAGGTGGTCCTGCTGGTTAGTCATGATGTAAATACGGCTGCCAGGTTACGATCAAAGGAGCTGTACCATCCAAAGGAGGAGTGA